From Salvia splendens isolate huo1 chromosome 3, SspV2, whole genome shotgun sequence, a single genomic window includes:
- the LOC121796760 gene encoding uncharacterized protein LOC121796760, which produces MCHLPVGIEHQAFWAIMEMNLNAKVCTEERRLQLQELEELRLDAYDLSMWYKERTKMWQNKNLQRKELNVGQKVLLFQSRLKLMPGKLRSKWAGPYTIVSIRANGAIELQGSEPDSSSFLVNGHQVKPYRDGNEVCVVEEIPLLESFH; this is translated from the coding sequence atgtgccatctaccggtgggaattgagcatCAAGCCTTCTGGGCTATTATGGAAATGAACTTGAACGCCAAAGTTTGCACTGAAGAGAGGAGATTACAGCTGCAAGAGCTAGAAGAACTTCGCCTCGATGCGTACGATTTgtccatgtggtacaaggagagaACAAAAATGTGGCAAAACAAAAATCTTCAAAGGAAAGAGCTCAATGTGGGGCAGAAGGTGTTGCTATTCCAGTCCAGACTCAAATTGATGCCGGGAAAGCTAAGGTCGAAGTGGGCAGGCCCTTATACCATAGTTTCCATACGCGCGAATGGAGCAATCGAACTCCAAGGAAGCGAACCTGATTCGTCTTCCTTCTTGGTGAATGGCCATCAGGTGAAGCCCTATAGAGACGGGAATGAGGTGTGcgtggtggaagaaattccactacttGAATCATTCCACTGA
- the LOC121796759 gene encoding uncharacterized protein LOC121796759 — MLTKQLSQVAMSLGELRVNEGKIPATVQPIGRENISEVTLRSGKVYQRPPPPASSTVSTSGQIREEGAESSSLDRAAGGKDKGKAKVCGETSGEGQGDGTEKTKPYPYRDMITRKRDAMIDVASLFKDVEVKVPLLTALNMPPISKFVKDYLAGRVTEEGMMVTEENVSAVIQRSDLPSKKTDPGMFTLPISIGDIQVELADRSCIHPEGILEDVIVKVNNFLYPADFFIIKMTEPAAKESGGVLLGRSFLSTSSTIIDVRKGTISLDFNEQQFTFNIDEAMKMLRDSENVHSIDTVEPLVQEYLEEEFLQRQFTDSATDEEIEKEVAN; from the exons ATGCTTACAAAGCAACTTTCTCAGGTTGCTATGTCGCTAGGGGAACTGAGAGTAAATGAAGGAAAGATCCCTGCTACGGTGCAGCCTATTGGGCGAGAGAACATCAGCGAGGTCACCCTGAGGTCAGGGAAGGTATATCAAAGACCCCCTCCACCTGCAAGTTCCACAGTGTCTACATCTGGACAGATCCGCGAAGAAGGAGCAGAGTCCAGTTCCCTTGATCGAGCCGCCGGAGGAAAAGATAAGGGAAAGGCGAAAGTATGTGGGGAGACCTCAGGAGAAGGTCAAGGCGATGGAACTGAGAAGACCAAGCCCTACCCCTACCGCGACATGATTACAAGGAAGAGAGATGCCATGATTGATGTGGCCAGTTTATTCAAAGACGTGGAAGTCAAGGTGCCACTCCTGACGGCGTTGAATATGCCCCCTATCAGTAAATTTGTCAAAGACTACCTGGCAGGAAGGGTCACTGAAGAAGGAATGATGGTTACAGAGGAGAATGTCTCTGCAGTGATCCAGCGGAGTGACCTCCCATCAAAGAAGACCGACCCAGGGATGTTCACACTCCCAATCTCAATTGGAGACATTCAAGTAGAG CTAGCCGACAGGTCTTGCATTCACCCCGAGGGAATTCTTGAAGATGTGATAGTGAAGGTGAACAACTTCCTGTACCCAGCCGACTTCTTCATCATCAAAATGACAGAGCCAGCAGCGAAGGAGTCTGGTGGAGTCTTGTTGGGGAGGTCGTTCCTGTCTACATCCAGCACAATAATCGACGTCCGCAAAGGGACGATCAGTCTGGACTTTAATGAACAACAATTCACGTTCAACATCGATGAAGCGATGAAGATGCTGAGGGACAGTGAGAACGTGCACTCAATAGACACAGTCGAGCCTCTGGTACAAGAGTATCTAGAAGAGGAGTTCCTACAGAGACAATTCACAGACTCTGCAACAGACGAAGAAATTGAGAAAGAAGTCGCTAACTAG